A genomic segment from Nocardiopsis sp. Huas11 encodes:
- a CDS encoding enoyl-CoA hydratase/isomerase family protein — MTQPTDFATLRVERRDDRLVVELHRPEARNAINARMIDELHAVCAELEAEPRPLLLTGHGTVFAGGADIAELRERGREEALAGINSRLFERLHRLPAPTLAAVDGFALGGGAELSYACDLRIITPEAVFAQPEPGLGIIAGAGACWRLKELVGTSVAKQVLLGGVRLDAEAALRHGLVAEIVPAEELRGRAHALIDRMAVSSSLALRMTKMVLDADGPHPLADDLTQAVLFESADKHDRMTRFLERKKR; from the coding sequence GTGACCCAGCCCACCGACTTCGCCACCTTGCGGGTCGAGCGCCGAGACGACCGCCTGGTGGTGGAACTGCACCGCCCCGAGGCCCGCAACGCCATCAACGCCCGGATGATCGACGAGCTGCACGCGGTCTGCGCCGAACTGGAGGCCGAGCCCCGTCCGCTGCTGCTCACCGGCCACGGCACCGTGTTCGCCGGCGGCGCCGACATCGCCGAGTTGCGCGAGCGCGGACGGGAGGAGGCCCTCGCTGGGATCAACAGCCGCCTGTTCGAGCGCCTGCACCGGCTGCCCGCCCCGACCCTCGCGGCCGTGGACGGGTTCGCCCTGGGCGGCGGCGCGGAGCTGTCCTACGCCTGCGACCTGCGCATCATCACACCCGAGGCCGTGTTCGCCCAGCCCGAGCCGGGCCTGGGCATCATCGCCGGGGCCGGCGCCTGCTGGCGGCTCAAGGAACTGGTCGGCACCTCGGTGGCCAAACAGGTGCTCCTGGGCGGTGTGCGCCTGGACGCCGAGGCGGCCCTGCGCCACGGGCTGGTCGCCGAGATCGTCCCGGCCGAGGAGCTGAGGGGACGCGCCCACGCCCTCATCGACCGGATGGCGGTGTCCTCGTCCCTGGCGCTGCGCATGACCAAGATGGTCCTGGACGCCGACGGGCCGCACCCGCTGGCCGACGACCTGACACAGGCGGTGCTGTTCGAGAGCGCCGACAAGCACGACCGGATGACCCGGTTCCTGGAGAGGAAGAAGCGATGA
- a CDS encoding 3-hydroxyacyl-CoA dehydrogenase family protein — MSTSARDVPATVAVVGGGTMGAGIVQQFLTAGADVVLVEAGDEAARSGVARVAAGLDGARARGKLDTAPSQVLARLSAVTDIADLPSGVGLVVEAVPERPDLKIAVLTAAEGAVGEDAVLASNTSSLSVTDLAAALKRPERFLGTHFFNPVPASKLVEIVRAPQTAPEVLASVRGWVAALGKTEIVVRDAPGFATSRLGVALGLEAIRMVEEEVASPADIDTAMELGYRHPMGPLRLTDLVGLDVRLAIAEHLAAELGDRFAPPELLRRMVAEGRLGKKTGQGFHIWDEGEHKRE, encoded by the coding sequence ATGAGCACCTCCGCGCGGGACGTCCCCGCGACCGTCGCCGTCGTCGGCGGCGGCACCATGGGCGCCGGCATCGTCCAGCAGTTCCTCACCGCGGGCGCCGACGTGGTGCTGGTCGAGGCCGGCGACGAGGCCGCCCGGTCCGGCGTGGCCCGGGTGGCCGCCGGACTGGACGGGGCTCGGGCACGGGGCAAGCTGGACACGGCCCCCTCGCAGGTCCTGGCGCGGCTGAGCGCCGTCACCGACATCGCCGACCTGCCCTCGGGCGTCGGCCTGGTGGTGGAGGCCGTGCCGGAGCGGCCCGACCTCAAGATCGCGGTGCTGACCGCCGCCGAGGGGGCCGTGGGGGAGGACGCCGTCCTGGCCTCCAACACCAGCTCGCTGTCGGTCACCGACCTGGCCGCCGCCCTCAAGCGCCCCGAGCGCTTCCTGGGCACCCACTTCTTCAACCCGGTCCCGGCCTCCAAGCTGGTGGAGATCGTCAGGGCGCCGCAGACCGCGCCCGAGGTGCTGGCGTCGGTGCGCGGCTGGGTCGCCGCGCTGGGCAAGACCGAGATCGTGGTCCGCGACGCGCCGGGCTTCGCCACCAGCCGCCTGGGGGTCGCGCTGGGTCTGGAGGCGATCCGGATGGTCGAGGAGGAGGTGGCCTCGCCCGCCGACATCGACACCGCCATGGAGCTGGGCTACCGGCACCCGATGGGTCCGCTGCGCCTGACCGACCTGGTCGGGCTGGACGTGCGGCTGGCCATCGCCGAGCACCTGGCCGCCGAACTGGGCGACCGGTTCGCGCCGCCGGAGCTGTTGCGCCGTATGGTCGCCGAGGGAAGGCTCGGCAAGAAGACCGGGCAGGGCTTCCACATCTGGGACGAGGGAGAGCACAAGCGTGAGTGA
- a CDS encoding enoyl-CoA hydratase-related protein — MSEHRAAEFDEVDGLATVRLHTPALTRRVKEELLAALRRAAESTTARAVLLLGSDRAFCVGQDLAEHARILEEAPEQALTTVHEHYNPIVLALEEIQVPVVVGIGGAAVGAGLGFALAGDVRVSARRAKFGTAFTGIGLASDSGLAYRLVRSLGQARAMELMLLGTVIGAERALELGLVTEVVDDDAWADRAREVALRLASGPTSAFVAAKREVRAAASGAQELPELLAEEADLQNQLGVTADHAGAVKAFLDKRAPTFTGS, encoded by the coding sequence GTGAGTGAACACAGGGCGGCGGAGTTCGACGAGGTCGACGGGCTCGCCACGGTGCGCCTGCACACCCCGGCGCTGACCCGGCGGGTCAAGGAGGAGCTGCTGGCGGCGCTGCGCCGGGCGGCGGAGTCCACCACGGCGCGCGCGGTACTGCTGCTGGGGTCGGACAGGGCGTTCTGCGTGGGACAGGATCTGGCCGAGCACGCCCGGATCCTGGAGGAGGCGCCCGAGCAGGCGCTGACGACCGTGCACGAGCACTACAACCCGATCGTGCTGGCCCTGGAGGAGATCCAGGTGCCGGTCGTGGTCGGGATCGGCGGCGCCGCCGTCGGCGCCGGGCTCGGGTTCGCGCTCGCCGGCGACGTGCGCGTCAGCGCCCGCCGGGCCAAGTTCGGTACCGCCTTCACCGGGATCGGTTTGGCCTCGGACTCGGGCCTGGCCTACCGCCTGGTGCGCTCGCTCGGCCAGGCGCGCGCCATGGAGCTGATGCTGCTGGGCACCGTCATCGGTGCCGAGCGCGCCCTGGAGCTGGGCCTGGTCACCGAGGTCGTGGACGACGACGCCTGGGCCGACCGGGCCCGCGAGGTGGCGCTCCGGCTGGCCTCGGGTCCCACCAGCGCCTTCGTGGCGGCCAAGCGCGAGGTGCGCGCGGCGGCCTCCGGCGCCCAGGAGCTGCCCGAGCTGCTGGCCGAGGAGGCCGACCTGCAGAACCAGTTGGGCGTGACCGCCGACCACGCGGGTGCGGTCAAGGCGTTCCTGGACAAGCGGGCGCCGACCTTCACCGGTAGCTGA
- the paaA gene encoding 1,2-phenylacetyl-CoA epoxidase subunit PaaA — MSTVTAHPAPSGSDEAHQAEFDAKVAADQRIEPRDWMPEGYRRTLVRQVSQHAHSEIIGMQPEGDWIASAPSLRRKAILLAKVQDEAGHGLYLYAAAETLGVDRADLTTRLIEGRQKYSSIFNYPSLTFADVGVIGWLVDGAAICNQVPLCRSSFGPYARAMVRVCKEESFHQRQGYELLMRMMEGTEGQRAMVQDAVDRWWWPSLMMFGPPDADSPNTQQSMAWSIKRDTNDDLRQKFVDMTVPQAEKLGVTLPDPELVWNEDRGHHDFGEPDWVEFKQVISGSGPKNAERVERRRAAHEKGAWVREAATAYAAKHQSDREAAV, encoded by the coding sequence ATGTCCACCGTGACGGCCCACCCGGCGCCCTCGGGCTCCGACGAGGCCCACCAGGCGGAGTTCGACGCCAAGGTCGCCGCCGACCAGCGCATCGAACCGCGCGACTGGATGCCCGAGGGCTACCGCCGGACCCTGGTCCGCCAGGTCTCCCAGCACGCCCACTCCGAGATCATCGGCATGCAGCCCGAGGGCGACTGGATCGCCTCGGCGCCCAGCCTGCGCCGCAAGGCCATCCTGCTGGCCAAGGTCCAGGACGAGGCCGGACACGGCCTGTACCTGTACGCGGCCGCCGAGACCCTGGGCGTGGACCGCGCCGACCTGACGACGCGGCTCATCGAGGGACGCCAGAAGTACTCGTCGATCTTCAACTACCCCTCGCTGACCTTCGCCGACGTCGGCGTGATCGGCTGGCTGGTCGACGGCGCCGCCATCTGCAACCAGGTCCCGCTGTGCCGCAGCTCCTTCGGGCCCTACGCCCGCGCCATGGTGCGCGTGTGCAAGGAGGAGTCCTTCCACCAGCGGCAGGGCTACGAACTGCTCATGCGCATGATGGAGGGCACCGAGGGCCAGCGCGCGATGGTCCAGGACGCCGTCGACCGCTGGTGGTGGCCGTCGCTGATGATGTTCGGCCCGCCCGACGCCGACTCGCCCAACACCCAGCAGTCCATGGCCTGGAGCATCAAGCGCGACACCAACGACGACCTGCGCCAGAAGTTCGTCGACATGACCGTCCCCCAGGCCGAGAAGCTCGGCGTCACCCTGCCCGACCCCGAGCTGGTCTGGAACGAGGACCGCGGCCACCACGACTTCGGCGAACCCGACTGGGTCGAGTTCAAGCAGGTCATCTCCGGCAGCGGCCCCAAGAACGCCGAGCGCGTCGAGCGCCGCCGCGCCGCCCACGAGAAGGGCGCGTGGGTCCGCGAGGCCGCCACCGCCTACGCCGCCAAGCACCAGAGCGACCGGGAGGCCGCCGTATGA
- the paaB gene encoding 1,2-phenylacetyl-CoA epoxidase subunit PaaB, whose amino-acid sequence MSTDDSTQAPRPEWPLYEVFVRGKRGLNHVHVGSLHAPDDHMALHNARNLYTRRNEGVSIWVVRAEHISASSPDEKDPYFAPSGDKVYRHPTFYSIPDDVPHI is encoded by the coding sequence ATGAGCACCGACGACAGCACCCAGGCGCCCCGGCCCGAGTGGCCCCTGTACGAGGTCTTCGTCCGAGGCAAGCGGGGACTCAACCACGTCCACGTGGGCTCGCTGCACGCGCCGGACGACCACATGGCCCTGCACAACGCCCGCAACCTCTACACCCGCCGCAACGAGGGCGTCAGCATCTGGGTGGTGCGCGCCGAGCACATCAGCGCCTCCAGCCCGGACGAGAAGGACCCCTACTTCGCGCCCAGCGGCGACAAGGTCTACCGGCACCCCACCTTCTACTCCATCCCCGACGATGTCCCGCACATCTAA
- the paaC gene encoding 1,2-phenylacetyl-CoA epoxidase subunit PaaC — MSGDDHIYSVLGQEHGGDERWAFGTGFTDALAGVDTTLPEGVDGEDLALYCQMLGDDALVQAQRLAHWVTDAPELEEEVALANIALDLLGQARLLLSRAGQADGTGRDEDRFAYWRGPAEFRNVHLAEAPRGDFARAVATLLVLSTARLAVFTRLVDSADPVLSAIAAKAVNELAYHREYAVSWTLRLGDGTPYSHERMAAAVADVWPLTGELFAAHPVEARLAAQGAGVDPSTLADEVHDVLTQVLTTATLAAPAPFPQAAVAGREGRHTPELPPLLAELQGVAREHPEATW; from the coding sequence ATGAGCGGCGACGACCACATCTACTCGGTTCTGGGCCAGGAGCACGGCGGCGACGAGCGCTGGGCCTTCGGCACCGGATTCACCGACGCCCTCGCGGGCGTGGACACCACGCTGCCCGAGGGTGTCGACGGCGAGGACCTGGCGCTGTACTGCCAGATGCTCGGCGACGACGCGCTCGTGCAGGCCCAGCGCCTCGCCCACTGGGTCACCGACGCCCCGGAGCTGGAGGAGGAGGTGGCCCTGGCCAACATCGCGCTCGACCTGCTCGGCCAGGCGCGCCTGCTGCTCTCCCGCGCCGGACAGGCCGACGGCACCGGCCGCGACGAGGACCGCTTCGCCTACTGGCGGGGGCCGGCCGAGTTCCGCAACGTCCACCTGGCCGAGGCGCCCCGCGGGGACTTCGCGCGCGCCGTGGCGACCCTGCTGGTGCTCTCCACCGCCCGTCTGGCGGTGTTCACCCGCCTGGTCGACAGCGCCGACCCGGTGCTGTCCGCCATCGCCGCCAAGGCCGTCAACGAACTGGCCTACCACCGCGAGTACGCGGTGTCCTGGACGCTGCGGCTGGGCGACGGCACGCCCTACTCCCACGAGCGCATGGCCGCCGCGGTCGCCGACGTGTGGCCGCTGACCGGTGAGCTGTTCGCCGCGCACCCGGTCGAGGCGCGCCTGGCCGCCCAGGGCGCGGGCGTGGACCCCTCCACCCTCGCCGACGAGGTGCACGACGTCCTCACCCAGGTCCTGACCACCGCGACCCTGGCGGCGCCCGCGCCCTTCCCGCAGGCCGCCGTGGCGGGACGCGAGGGCCGCCACACACCCGAACTGCCGCCCCTGCTGGCCGAACTCCAAGGGGTGGCCCGGGAGCACCCGGAGGCGACATGGTGA
- the paaD gene encoding 1,2-phenylacetyl-CoA epoxidase subunit PaaD produces the protein MVTTRHDTDRAAAHADGASAAGVEAARERALAAAAAVPDPELPMLTLADLGILRGVDVDEDGTLQVWITPTYSGCPALTEMRADVDRSVRAAGFDRVRVRTALSPAWTTDWITEEGRRKLADHGISPPGKAPRRDPGPVPLTLLPTRTVPRCPLCGAADTEELSRFGATSCKSLHRCRSCLEPFEHVKEI, from the coding sequence ATGGTGACCACGAGGCACGACACCGACCGGGCCGCCGCGCACGCCGACGGGGCGAGCGCGGCCGGGGTCGAGGCCGCCAGGGAGCGCGCCCTGGCGGCGGCCGCGGCCGTTCCGGACCCGGAACTGCCCATGCTCACCCTGGCCGACCTGGGGATCCTGCGCGGAGTCGACGTCGACGAGGACGGGACGCTCCAGGTGTGGATCACCCCCACCTACTCCGGGTGCCCGGCCCTGACCGAGATGCGCGCCGACGTGGACCGGTCCGTGCGCGCGGCCGGATTCGACCGCGTGCGGGTGCGCACCGCGCTCTCCCCGGCCTGGACCACGGACTGGATCACCGAGGAGGGCCGGCGCAAGCTCGCCGACCACGGCATCTCCCCGCCCGGCAAGGCGCCGCGACGCGACCCGGGGCCGGTCCCGCTCACCCTGCTGCCCACCCGCACCGTCCCGCGCTGTCCGCTGTGCGGCGCGGCCGACACCGAGGAACTGTCCCGGTTCGGTGCCACGTCCTGCAAGTCGCTGCACCGCTGCCGGTCCTGCCTCGAACCGTTCGAGCACGTCAAGGAGATCTGA